In one Melopsittacus undulatus isolate bMelUnd1 chromosome 4, bMelUnd1.mat.Z, whole genome shotgun sequence genomic region, the following are encoded:
- the CYP27C1 gene encoding cytochrome P450 27C1, whose protein sequence is MSFFTRVLAMKCKQTLESEGTSFCHALFASRFHQLPTRSSSQSLEVQNNSPAAAENKGKAAVGGSGRAGELLEPAPRRLGRVKSLHEMPGPNTLYNLYEFFWKNGFGRIHEIQQKHTQEYGKIFKSHFGPQFVVSIADRDMVAQVLRAEGRAPQRANMESWQEYRDLRGRATGLISAEGEQWLKMRSVLRQKILKPKDVAVYSEGVNEVITDLIKRIHTLRSQEDDGQTVTNVNNLFFKYSMEGVATILYECRLGCLENNVPQQTVEYIEALELMFSMFKTTMYAGAIPKWLRPLIPKPWREFCRSWDGLFKFSQIHVDNKLKAVQSQLDRGEEVNGGLLTYLLVSKELTLEEIYANMTEMLLAGVDTTAFTLSWATYMLAKHPKVQQCVYEEIVNKLGKDQVPVAHDIPKLPLIRAVLKETLRLYPVLPGNGRVTQKDLIIGGYLIPKGTQLALCHYATSYSEENFSMANEFRPERWLRKDNFDRVDNFGSIPFGYGIRSCIGKRIAELEIHLALIQLLQNFEIKISPKTEPVHAKTHGLLTPGNSINVRFSERK, encoded by the exons ATGTCTTTCTTCACGAGAGTTCTGGCCATGAAATGCAAGCAGACGCTTGAATCCGAGGGAACTTCCTTCTGCCATGCGCTTTTTGCCAGCAGGTTTCACCAGCTGCCCACACGTTCCAGCAGCCAGTCCCTGGAGGTGCAGAATAACTCCCCAGCGGCGGCAGAGAACAAAGGCAAGGCGGCGGTGGGGGGCTCGGGGCGCGcaggggagctgctggagcccGCCCCGCGCCGGCTTGGCAGGGTGAAGAGCCTGCACGAAATGCCCGGACCCAACACCCTCTACAATCTCTACGAGTTCTTCTGGAAGAACGGCTTCGGCCGCATCCATGAAATCCAG CAAAAACACACTCAGGAGTATGGAAAGATCTTCAAGTCTCACTTTGGTCCCCAGTTTGTTGTATCCATTGCAGATCGAGATATGGTTGCTCAAGTCCTCCGAGCAGAAGGTAGAGCACCACAAAGAGCTAACATGGAATCCTGGCAGGAGTACAGAGACTTGCGAGGGAGAGCCACTGGACTTATTTCTGC GGAGGGGGAACAATGGCTAAAAATGAGAAGTGTACTGAGGCAGAAAATTCTGAAACCCAAAGATGTGGCTGTTTACTCTGAGGGAGTCAATGAAGTAATCACAGACTTAATTAAAAGAATCCACACCCTCAGAAGTCAAGAGGACGATGGGCAAACAGTGACCAATGTTAACAACCTTTTCTTCAAGTATTCAATGGAAG GTGTGGCAACTATTCTGTATGAATGCCGGTTGGGCTGCCTGGAAAACAACGTCCCGCAGCAGACTGTTGAATATATTGAGGCTCTGGAGTTGATGTTTAGTATGTTTAAGACCACTATGTATGCAGGTGCTATTCCCAAATGGCTTCGTCCACTTATTCCAAAACCCTGGAGGGAGTTCTGCAGATCCTGGGATGGACTCTTCAAATTTA GTCAGATCCATGTTGACAACAAATTGAAGGCTGTTCAGTCTCAGCTGGATCGAGGAGAAGAAGTGAATGGTGGGCTACTTACATACCTCCTAGTGAGTAAGGAACTTACTTTGGAAGAGATCTATGCCAATATGACTGAAATGCTTCTGGCAGGAGTGGACACA ACTGCTTTTACTTTGTCCTGGGCAACATACATGTTGGCGAAGCACCCCAAGGTTCAACAATGTGTTTATGAGGAAATAGTCAATAAACTGGGAAAAGACCAAGTTCCTGTTGCTCATGATATCCCAAAATTGCCTTTGATTAGAGCTGTGCTGAAAGAAACCTTGAG GTTATATCCAGTATTGCCAGGAAATGGAAGAGTGACCCAAAAAGACTTGATTATTGGAGGATACTTGATACCTAAAGGG ACACAGCTGGCACTCTGTCATTATGCTACTTCATACAGTGAAGAAAATTTCTCAATGGCAAATGAGTTCCGACCTGAGCGCTGGCTGAGGAAAGATAACTTCGACAGAGTAGACAATTTTGGTTCCATTCCCTTTGGTTATGGCATTCGAAGTTGTATAGGAAAAAGAATTGCAGAGCTGGAAATTCATCTTGCACTGATTCAG TTGCTTCAGAATTTTGAGATCAAAATTTCTCCCAAAACTGAACCAGTTCATGCCAAAACTCATGGACTTTTGACTCCTGGAAACTCCATCAATGTGagattttctgaaagaaagtgA